The stretch of DNA AAATTGTCGACCAAGTTCTCACAGTTCAAGAAGATTTTGGGCAAAGAGTTAGTAATGTCGTGTTTATGGGCATGGGAGAACCCTTAATTAATCTCGAACAAGTAGTAACCACAGTGCATTCTCTTAATCAAGATGTAGGCATTGGACAAAGAAATCTAACAATTTCAACGGTAGGATTACCTGGCAAAATTCGTCAACTAGCTCAACATCAATTACAAGTTACTTTTGCGGTTAGTCTTCATGCTTCTAATCAAAAATTACGAGAACAACTCATACCAAGTGCCAATCATTATCCTTTAGAGCAATTATTAGAAGAATGCCGAGAATACGTCACTATTACCAGTAGAAGAATAACCTTTGAATATATTCTCCTCGCTGGTGTCAATGATCTACCCGAACACGCAGAAGAATTGGCTCGACATTTACGAGGTTTTCAAACTCATGTTAATCTTATACCTTATAATCCAATTCAAGAAGCTCATTATCAACGTCCTAGTCAACAGCGAATTACTCAATTTACTCAGATTCTGAAGCAAAGAAAGATTGCTGTTAGCGTAAGGTATTCTCGCGGTTTAGAAGCTGATGCTGCTTGTGGGCAGTTGCGGACATCTTTAAACGAGATGCGCTAAAATCGGCTGTAATTCCTGGGGCATAGGCTTCAATTACTCTGGCTGTATCCAAACATTGTATTAATAAATAATCACAACTACCGC from Stanieria cyanosphaera PCC 7437 encodes:
- the rlmN gene encoding 23S rRNA (adenine(2503)-C(2))-methyltransferase RlmN, translating into MNISTKNKPASISNQEFLLGKSLTQLTDWVQQQGQPAYRGKQLHQWLYQKGARSLLEISVFPKQWRESMANFPIGRSTIDYRSIAPDRTRKYLLRLQDGLTIETVGIPTDKRLTVCVSSQVGCPMACDFCATGKGGYTRNLQASEIVDQVLTVQEDFGQRVSNVVFMGMGEPLINLEQVVTTVHSLNQDVGIGQRNLTISTVGLPGKIRQLAQHQLQVTFAVSLHASNQKLREQLIPSANHYPLEQLLEECREYVTITSRRITFEYILLAGVNDLPEHAEELARHLRGFQTHVNLIPYNPIQEAHYQRPSQQRITQFTQILKQRKIAVSVRYSRGLEADAACGQLRTSLNEMR